Within the Clostridium scatologenes genome, the region TACAAACAATACAAGAACTTCATAGTAAGGCTGCCCTAAAAGTAGAAAATCAAAATATGATTTATCATTTCTTTAATATATTGATGCCGGTATTTCCAGCTGTTTTAGATAATATACCATGTGCCATTAAACGGTTTAAGGATATAACAACTATAATTATTAGATACCTTTAATAAATATAAATGAGCTGCCCCATTAAGAAATTTGCATACAATATATTATTTTAAAGCACAGTATATTGAAGCATTTAGTCTTAGTGCGACAGCTCTTTTATAATTGTGTTCAGAAATATCTTAAAAAATGGTAAGTTTGGCTAAAGAATTATGTTTCAAAATGATAAAAAAAACTTGTATTATCATTTTGAAACTGAAAAAATTATCATTATGATACAAAACAGCAAAAAAACAGGCTAATTTAAACGTTTTATAAGTGGCATGGAAATTGCTGGTATATATATTTGTTATTAAATTATATACATGGAGGGGAACTATATGGAAGTGGTTTTAGAAAAAGTAGAAAAATATTGGAGTAAGAGATCAGATGGTTATTGTAAGATAAATTTGGAAGAATTGAATAGTTTAAAAAGAGAAGCATGGATAGATTTAATAAATGAACATGCACCAAAAGTGTCTGGAAGAAAATTAAAAGTATTGGATATAGGTGCAGGTCCTGGATTCTTTTCTATAATAATGGCTAGTTGCGGATATAAGGTTACCGCTGTGGATTATACAGATGCTATGCTTGAAAAAGCTAAAAGAAATGCTGGAATATATGCAAATAGTATTGAGTTTAAAAGAATGGATGCACATAATTTAGAATTTGAAGATAACACTTTTGATTTAATAATTACTCGTAATCTTACTTGGAATCTTGAAAAACCTGGTGAAGCATATAAGGATTGGCATAGAGTATTGAATAAAGGTGGAAGATTACTAAATTTTGATGCTAACTGGTATTTATATTTATATGATGATGAAAAAAGAAAAGGATATGAACAGGATAGAGTAAATACTGTAAAAAAAGGATATGAGGATCATTACATTTGTCCTAATTCAAATGTAATGGAGGATATAGCAAGAAAACTGCCTTTAAGTAGAAGGCATAGACCAGAATGGGACATGAAAGAATTGATTAATGTTGGATTTAAAAAAGTAATGGTAGATATGGAAATAGGCAATAGAGTATGGGATGAAGTTGAAAAGACTAATTATGGTTCTACACCTATGTTTATGATTGTTGGAGAAAAATAATTCTTAAACTTTGCAGTTAACGACTGTAGAAAAAAGTATGAAATAGTAAATACAATGGATTGATTTGTAAAAAATAAAAATTATACTTTTAAGAAGAATTATAGAAAGGATGATAAAGACAAGTTGAAAAAATACATTATAAAAAGGTTAATGCAATTAATTCCAGTTTTATTTGGAATTACCTTTTTAACCTTTGCACTCACATATTTTTCTCCAGGTGACCCTGCCACTATGCTTCTTAATGCTACAGGGGTGGCACCTTCTCCAGAACTTATACAAAAAGTTAGAGAAGATATGGGACTAAATAAACCTTTTTTTATTCAGTATTTGCATTGGATAGGTGGCGTGTTACAAGGAGACTTTGGTAATTCTTACAAGTACAGTAAACCTGTATTGGATTTAATAATGACAAGTCTTCCAGCTACCTTTAAACTTGCAGGTGTATCACTAATGGGCATGATGCTTATAGCATTACCCTTAGGTATAATGTCTGCACTACATAAAAATAAGACATTAGATTACATAATCAGGGTTATATCATTTTTAGGAATATCTATGCCAAATTTTTGGATTGGGCTAGTGTTAATGTACATATTTTCCATTAAATTTAAAATACTTCCAGTCATGGGCGACGGTGGAGGCAAGAGTATTATATTACCTGCAGTTACTTTGATTATTGCAATGGCGTCCAAATACACAAGGCAGCTTAGAGCAGCCATATTAGAAGAAATATCTCAAGATTATGTAATTGGAGCTAGGGCAAGAGGGGTTAAAGAAAAAGCAATATTGTTAGGACATGTTTTAAAAAGTTCCTTATTGTCCATTATAACTTTACTAGGTATATCTTTAGGATCACTGCTTGGGGGAGTAGTTATAGTTGAAACTATTTTCTCATGGCCAGGGGTTGGAAAATTGGCCATAGAAGCTATATTCAGTAGAGACTATCCATTAATACAGGGGTATGTTGTGTGGATGACATTGATTTATGTATTGGTTAATATGATGGTGGATATTTCGTACTGCTTTTTAGATCCAAGGATTCGTTTAGAAAAGAGGTCTTGACATGGAAGGTTTTGTTTCATTTATAAGGAAAAATAAATTGTTTACTTTTTTATGCATGTTAGCATTGCTTTTAATTTTAATATGTGTATTTGTGCCCTATATAGCACCTAATGATCCACTTAAAACAAACATGACCAATTCACTTCAAGGAAGCAGCAGTAAGTTTCCGCTAGGTACTGATAATCTTGGAAGATGTTTGCTTTCAAGATTGCTATATGGAGCAGTAACTTCTTTGAAGTTGACCTTTTGGTTAGTTATAACAGTATTTATAGTTGGAACAACAGTTGGTATACTTGCAGGATATTTTGGAGGAATAGCTGATACTATTATAATGAGGCTTTCAGATATTTTTCTTGCTTTTCCAAGCATTATCTTTGCAATTGCAATTGTAGGAATTCTTGGAGCTAGTTCAATAAATACTGTTATGGCTTTGCTTGTAGTGGACTGGGTTAAATATGCAAGAG harbors:
- a CDS encoding class I SAM-dependent methyltransferase: MEVVLEKVEKYWSKRSDGYCKINLEELNSLKREAWIDLINEHAPKVSGRKLKVLDIGAGPGFFSIIMASCGYKVTAVDYTDAMLEKAKRNAGIYANSIEFKRMDAHNLEFEDNTFDLIITRNLTWNLEKPGEAYKDWHRVLNKGGRLLNFDANWYLYLYDDEKRKGYEQDRVNTVKKGYEDHYICPNSNVMEDIARKLPLSRRHRPEWDMKELINVGFKKVMVDMEIGNRVWDEVEKTNYGSTPMFMIVGEK
- the nikB gene encoding nickel ABC transporter permease; protein product: MKKYIIKRLMQLIPVLFGITFLTFALTYFSPGDPATMLLNATGVAPSPELIQKVREDMGLNKPFFIQYLHWIGGVLQGDFGNSYKYSKPVLDLIMTSLPATFKLAGVSLMGMMLIALPLGIMSALHKNKTLDYIIRVISFLGISMPNFWIGLVLMYIFSIKFKILPVMGDGGGKSIILPAVTLIIAMASKYTRQLRAAILEEISQDYVIGARARGVKEKAILLGHVLKSSLLSIITLLGISLGSLLGGVVIVETIFSWPGVGKLAIEAIFSRDYPLIQGYVVWMTLIYVLVNMMVDISYCFLDPRIRLEKRS
- the nikC gene encoding nickel transporter permease, whose product is MEGFVSFIRKNKLFTFLCMLALLLILICVFVPYIAPNDPLKTNMTNSLQGSSSKFPLGTDNLGRCLLSRLLYGAVTSLKLTFWLVITVFIVGTTVGILAGYFGGIADTIIMRLSDIFLAFPSIIFAIAIVGILGASSINTVMALLVVDWVKYARVSKSLVISIRKKDYIKAAKMGGAKEYQIIFKYILPNVIPSLVVMATMDLGTMMLQISSLSFLGLGAQPPTPEWGNMLNEGKDYMQTLPALMIYPGIGIFVTVMIFNLLGDSMRDILDPNTEY